In Bryobacteraceae bacterium, the following proteins share a genomic window:
- a CDS encoding 4Fe-4S dicluster domain-containing protein — translation MTAYGWLLDYKRCIECRACESACKQWNGVDTGINVRFRRVQRTESGRFPSVRTLALSLACNHCEDPWCIKVCPTKAMWRRDDGIVLVDQDKCIGCRLCEEFCPYQAPQYNAQRQKIEKCTMCADRIDEGLEPACATLCPTGALQWGKWEEIAGKGDSEPAGEARGFVARATRPRIRFVNQGWNGQQQGGGSR, via the coding sequence ATGACCGCTTACGGCTGGCTTCTCGACTACAAGCGCTGTATCGAGTGCCGCGCCTGCGAATCAGCCTGCAAACAATGGAATGGCGTCGACACCGGAATCAACGTCCGGTTCCGGCGCGTTCAGCGAACTGAGTCGGGCAGATTCCCCAGTGTGCGCACTTTGGCGCTTTCCCTCGCGTGTAACCACTGCGAGGATCCGTGGTGTATCAAGGTTTGCCCGACCAAGGCGATGTGGCGGCGCGACGACGGCATTGTTCTCGTTGACCAGGACAAGTGCATCGGTTGCAGGCTCTGCGAAGAGTTCTGCCCCTACCAGGCGCCGCAATACAACGCCCAGCGGCAAAAGATAGAAAAGTGCACGATGTGCGCGGATCGAATCGACGAGGGTCTCGAACCCGCCTGCGCCACGCTGTGTCCCACCGGGGCCCTCCAGTGGGGCAAGTGGGAGGAGATCGCGGGCAAGGGCGACTCGGAGCCCGCCGGCGAAGCGCGCGGGTTCGTGGCCCGCGCCACGCGTCCGCGCATCCGCTTCGTGAATCAAGGGTGGAATGGCCAGCAGCAGGGAGGAGGTTCCCGATGA
- a CDS encoding Uma2 family endonuclease, whose amino-acid sequence MRRAWLSHGALVINIGRRLDDTLTNPKLTVEILSPATEGYDRGVKFDLYRELPSFEEHMLVSQDKQRIETLRRTAEGDWLLKRFEGPEAVVDLLSADASIRLAEVYSGVL is encoded by the coding sequence ATGAGGCGGGCGTGGCTTTCGCACGGCGCGCTCGTGATCAACATCGGACGCCGGCTGGATGACACCCTGACGAATCCGAAGCTGACCGTCGAGATCCTCTCCCCGGCCACGGAGGGCTACGATCGCGGTGTGAAGTTCGACCTGTACCGCGAACTGCCCTCCTTCGAAGAGCACATGCTCGTCTCACAGGACAAGCAACGCATCGAAACGCTTCGCCGCACGGCTGAGGGCGATTGGCTGCTCAAACGCTTCGAGGGTCCCGAAGCCGTTGTCGATCTGCTGTCAGCGGACGCGTCGATCCGCTTGGCCGAAGTGTACTCCGGCGTCCTGTAG
- a CDS encoding substrate-binding domain-containing protein — MLIPDIANPYYAKVVRGVEETLREDNYTLQLASTYNSPEQQSLQIDAFRAKQADGLIVFFSGGSDASLRALAEDGKALVFAGRIPHGLEADSVIAENRKGADLATSFLVERGHRRIANLSGHLNLTANIHREQGWRAALRRNGIEPDDALLGQGDWTAESAERLLRPMLDLSSPPTAVLTANFLMMTGALRVLRSRGLRCPEDVEIVSWDDSDWLDVFSPPITTVVTSSYAMGRNAAAMLLERISDPELPPRQVVLMPELRVRGAARA, encoded by the coding sequence ATGCTCATCCCCGACATCGCCAACCCCTACTACGCGAAAGTGGTGCGCGGCGTCGAAGAGACCCTGCGCGAAGACAACTACACGCTGCAACTGGCCTCGACGTACAACTCGCCCGAACAACAATCGCTGCAAATCGACGCGTTCCGGGCCAAACAGGCCGATGGGCTCATCGTGTTCTTCTCCGGCGGAAGCGATGCCAGCCTGCGGGCGCTCGCCGAGGACGGCAAGGCGCTCGTCTTCGCCGGCCGCATCCCGCACGGCCTCGAAGCCGACAGCGTCATCGCCGAAAACCGCAAGGGAGCCGACCTCGCGACGTCCTTCCTCGTCGAGCGCGGCCATCGGCGCATCGCCAACCTCTCCGGGCACCTCAACCTGACGGCCAACATCCACCGCGAACAGGGCTGGCGCGCCGCGCTCCGGCGCAACGGAATCGAACCCGACGACGCGCTGCTCGGCCAGGGCGACTGGACCGCGGAGTCCGCCGAGCGCCTGCTGCGGCCGATGCTGGACCTGTCCTCGCCCCCGACCGCCGTGCTCACTGCGAACTTCCTGATGATGACCGGCGCCCTCCGCGTCCTGCGGTCGCGCGGCCTACGCTGCCCGGAGGATGTCGAAATCGTGAGTTGGGACGACTCCGATTGGCTCGACGTCTTCTCCCCGCCGATCACCACCGTGGTGACTTCCTCCTACGCGATGGGGCGCAACGCGGCGGCGATGCTGCTCGAGCGCATCAGCGATCCGGAGCTGCCGCCGCGGCAGGTGGTGTTGATGCCGGAACTGCGCGTGCGCGGGGCCGCGCGCGCCTGA
- a CDS encoding carboxypeptidase-like regulatory domain-containing protein — translation MLSRVLLSLSVLLGASAAIAQDYRARLQGTVTDSTEAVVAGAAIRLTNTDTGVSVTRNSAENGHFLFDFVEPGNYEVAVEMEGFNKYVQENIRVQVRADVTVNPVLKLGALVETVTVQAAPVEVQFNTSTMALTVDRKMLTDLPVLARNPFTLALLDPAVVNRYTSNLSTRNPFYMWSSSSLDVGGNTTRRNDLQLDGAPLQLGWKGSYAPPMDATQEVTVQQNAVDAEYGHSAGGVLSLSMKSGTNEFHGTAYYFGRNPALNAVTNSVVRAPNAVRNHIWGGTLGNPIIKNKLFTFTSYEQWKTKDPRQQQFTLPTDLERNGNFSQSLNAQGALRSIYDPWTTQLNSAGQASRTPFPGNIIPASRIDPTSRIVMNDIWAPNNPGTGFTGVNNYQVAYFWFLNNWNFSNRTDFNPNDKWKIFGRYSRFRTDLDQNNYSPNNSPAARNDNGGVMNSRNIAADAVYTMSPTTVLNFRWSYASLNDDYDAPSSKVGVAGLEKVWPGNSWYKPYLEEIPAIYYPEVIVSGRGSASFGKGGWWFQHPSSYNYSGRISKVVGSHYMKWGGESRLTRGNSVRPNLMNFNFGPVPTADTFQAPNTLLRGDGWATFLLGALENNSQAQFIPLQKAWTDFYGLYFHDDIKINRNLTLNLGLRYEYETGVYDADDRLSRQLDLNNPIPEFQQNPPVFPAEALALRGAPPIYNGAWQFVSADKRSSWDSQKNVFMPRAGFALRLNDRMAFRAGYARYVVPPILTTDTLGSARYPGYSAITQVAPSLQGVPQARFSEPFPATNPLIAPVGRTLGRYTNLGNTADWNKQNFRSGVNDRINFSLQRQLPKDVHLDVTYFINFGRALPYNLAVNMTDPNTVYSAQAAVDRSVANPFYQFATPETFPGQLRNQRNVRVRDLLRPYPQYGDLTQFNTDGVRNRYHALQVKVQRAYANGFMFLVGYNYNRERTEAFFNDIDQFAGRFTFIPSNNPRHRVSMANVYDLPFGRGRKFLGSSHPVVDAVLGGWSLSGLLFANTGGYLRFGTMQAPSASPKIDGKTRTRGFDTSQFARQPAYTPRSNPFQYDDLTGWFNWNLDANLSKFFRITERVRFEMRLEGYNITNSFIPTDPNTNVLQPTFGQSLSQLNRGREFQYTARIHF, via the coding sequence ATGCTCTCTCGGGTCCTCTTGTCTCTCTCTGTCCTCCTGGGGGCTTCCGCGGCGATCGCACAGGACTATCGCGCGCGGCTGCAGGGAACAGTCACCGATTCGACCGAGGCCGTCGTCGCGGGCGCGGCGATCCGTCTCACCAACACCGACACGGGCGTATCCGTCACACGCAACAGCGCTGAGAACGGACACTTCCTGTTCGACTTCGTGGAGCCCGGCAACTACGAGGTGGCGGTGGAAATGGAAGGCTTCAACAAATACGTGCAGGAGAACATCCGCGTGCAGGTGCGCGCCGATGTGACCGTGAATCCGGTGCTCAAGCTGGGAGCTCTGGTGGAAACGGTCACCGTGCAGGCGGCGCCCGTGGAGGTGCAGTTCAACACGAGCACGATGGCGTTGACGGTGGACCGCAAGATGCTCACCGATCTTCCGGTGCTGGCGCGGAACCCGTTCACGCTGGCGCTGCTCGATCCGGCGGTGGTCAACCGCTACACGAGCAACCTGTCGACACGGAACCCGTTCTACATGTGGTCCTCTTCGTCGCTCGACGTCGGCGGCAACACGACCCGCCGGAACGATCTGCAGCTCGACGGCGCGCCATTGCAACTGGGCTGGAAAGGATCGTACGCGCCGCCGATGGACGCGACGCAGGAAGTGACGGTGCAACAGAACGCCGTCGACGCCGAGTACGGCCATAGCGCGGGCGGCGTGCTGAGCCTGTCGATGAAGTCCGGCACGAACGAGTTTCACGGCACGGCCTACTATTTCGGCCGCAACCCGGCGCTCAACGCGGTGACGAACTCGGTGGTTCGCGCGCCGAACGCGGTGCGCAATCACATCTGGGGCGGCACGCTCGGCAATCCGATCATCAAGAACAAGCTGTTCACGTTCACCTCGTATGAGCAGTGGAAGACGAAGGACCCCCGGCAGCAGCAGTTCACGCTGCCCACGGATCTCGAGCGCAACGGGAACTTCTCGCAGTCGCTGAACGCGCAGGGAGCGCTGCGGTCCATCTACGACCCATGGACGACGCAGTTGAACTCGGCAGGGCAGGCGTCGCGCACGCCATTTCCGGGCAACATCATTCCGGCGAGCCGGATCGACCCGACGTCGCGGATCGTGATGAACGACATCTGGGCGCCGAACAATCCAGGCACCGGGTTCACCGGCGTGAACAACTACCAGGTGGCGTACTTCTGGTTCCTGAACAACTGGAATTTTTCGAACCGGACCGACTTCAATCCGAATGACAAGTGGAAGATCTTCGGCCGCTACAGCCGGTTCCGGACCGATCTCGACCAGAACAACTACTCGCCGAACAACTCACCGGCGGCGCGCAACGACAATGGCGGCGTGATGAATTCGCGCAACATCGCGGCCGACGCGGTGTACACGATGAGCCCGACGACGGTGCTCAACTTCCGGTGGAGCTACGCGTCTTTGAACGACGACTACGACGCGCCGTCGTCGAAGGTGGGCGTGGCCGGGCTCGAGAAGGTGTGGCCGGGCAATTCCTGGTACAAGCCCTACCTCGAAGAGATCCCGGCGATTTACTATCCGGAAGTGATTGTGAGCGGGCGCGGGTCGGCGAGCTTCGGCAAGGGCGGCTGGTGGTTCCAGCACCCGTCGAGCTACAACTACAGCGGACGCATTTCGAAGGTGGTGGGCAGCCACTATATGAAGTGGGGCGGCGAGAGCCGGCTGACGCGCGGCAACTCGGTGCGTCCGAACCTGATGAACTTCAATTTCGGTCCGGTGCCGACGGCGGATACGTTCCAGGCGCCGAACACGCTACTGCGCGGCGACGGCTGGGCGACGTTCCTGCTGGGGGCGCTCGAGAACAACTCGCAGGCGCAGTTCATCCCTCTGCAGAAAGCTTGGACAGACTTCTACGGCCTCTACTTCCACGACGACATCAAGATCAACCGCAACCTGACGTTGAATCTGGGCCTGCGCTATGAGTACGAGACCGGCGTGTACGACGCAGACGACCGCCTGTCGCGCCAGCTCGACCTGAACAATCCGATTCCCGAGTTCCAGCAGAACCCGCCGGTGTTTCCGGCCGAGGCGCTGGCGTTGCGCGGCGCGCCGCCCATCTACAATGGAGCGTGGCAGTTCGTCAGCGCGGACAAAAGGAGCAGTTGGGACAGCCAGAAGAACGTCTTCATGCCGCGCGCCGGGTTTGCTCTGCGGCTGAACGACCGGATGGCGTTCCGGGCCGGATACGCCCGGTATGTCGTGCCGCCGATTCTTACCACCGATACGCTCGGCAGCGCGCGCTACCCCGGCTACAGCGCGATCACGCAGGTGGCGCCGTCGCTACAGGGCGTGCCCCAGGCGCGCTTCAGCGAGCCGTTCCCGGCGACGAACCCGTTGATCGCTCCGGTGGGCCGCACGCTCGGGCGGTACACCAATCTCGGGAACACGGCGGATTGGAACAAGCAGAACTTCCGTTCCGGCGTGAACGACCGGATCAACTTCTCGCTCCAGCGCCAGCTTCCGAAAGACGTTCACCTCGATGTGACGTACTTCATCAATTTCGGACGGGCGCTGCCGTACAACCTCGCGGTGAACATGACGGACCCGAACACCGTGTACTCGGCGCAGGCGGCGGTGGACCGCAGCGTGGCCAATCCGTTCTACCAGTTCGCGACGCCGGAGACGTTCCCCGGCCAGTTACGCAATCAGCGGAACGTTCGGGTTCGCGACCTGCTGCGTCCGTATCCGCAATACGGGGACCTTACGCAGTTCAACACCGACGGCGTCCGCAATCGCTATCATGCGCTGCAAGTGAAGGTGCAGCGGGCCTACGCCAACGGCTTCATGTTCCTGGTGGGTTACAACTACAACCGCGAACGGACGGAAGCATTCTTCAACGATATCGACCAGTTCGCCGGGCGGTTCACGTTCATTCCGAGCAACAATCCGCGGCACCGCGTATCGATGGCGAACGTTTACGATCTGCCTTTCGGGCGTGGACGGAAGTTCCTCGGGTCGTCGCACCCGGTGGTGGACGCGGTTCTCGGCGGATGGTCACTGAGCGGGTTGCTGTTCGCCAATACCGGCGGCTACCTGCGGTTCGGCACGATGCAGGCGCCGTCGGCGAGCCCGAAGATCGACGGCAAGACGCGCACGCGGGGTTTCGATACCTCGCAGTTCGCGCGCCAGCCGGCGTATACGCCGCGCAGCAATCCGTTCCAGTATGACGATCTCACGGGATGGTTCAACTGGAACCTGGATGCGAATCTTTCGAAGTTCTTCCGGATCACGGAGCGCGTCCGTTTCGAGATGCGGCTCGAGGGTTACAACATCACGAACAGCTTCATCCCGACCGATCCGAACACCAACGTTCTGCAGCCGACGTTCGGGCAGTCGCTGAGCCAATTGAACCGCGGGCGCGAGTTCCAGTACACGGCGCGCATTCATTTCTGA
- a CDS encoding PQQ-dependent dehydrogenase, methanol/ethanol family, which yields MRPAVLLLGGALAAFAQAPFERILNAAREPGNWLTYSGNYNGQRYSELDRINAGNVKRLVVKWVHQTGTTEAHQTSPIVVDNVMYITEGPNTVKALDTETGSVYWRYQKQIPSDLRLCCGRVNRGVAVLGDMVYYTSIDAHMIALDARTGRVRWDVEMADYKLGYSSTNAPLAVKDKVISGIGGGEYGIRGFVDAYDAKTGKRAWRFHTIPGPGEYGNETWAGDSWKTGAGSTWTTGSYDPETNAVIWGIGNPGPDWNGDVRKGDNLFAASFVAIDADTGERKWHFQFTPHDTHDWDATQVPVLIEAPFRGERRKLVVTANRNGFYYVLDRATGKFLQGKPFAKVTWASGLDDNGRPIILPNTEPTAEGNLVWPSLGGGTNWYSPAYSPDTGLFYAPVREQGAYYFKGEAIFKPGEMFNGGGQRTVPEENPYGAVRALDATTGALKWEFRMQTPANTSILATKGNLVFTGTSQGDFFALNATNGEPLWRFKGGWSLGSNPVTYLSGGKQHVAVPIGKALFVFALFEEEAP from the coding sequence ATGAGACCGGCTGTTCTCCTTCTCGGCGGCGCCCTCGCCGCATTCGCGCAAGCGCCGTTCGAACGAATTCTGAACGCCGCCAGGGAGCCGGGCAACTGGCTCACCTACTCGGGGAACTACAACGGGCAGCGCTACTCCGAGCTCGACCGCATCAACGCCGGCAACGTGAAGCGCCTGGTGGTGAAGTGGGTTCATCAGACCGGGACCACGGAAGCGCACCAGACCTCGCCGATCGTCGTCGACAACGTGATGTACATCACCGAGGGTCCGAACACGGTGAAGGCGCTCGACACGGAAACCGGGAGCGTCTACTGGCGCTACCAGAAGCAGATACCGAGCGATCTGCGGTTGTGCTGCGGGCGTGTGAACCGCGGCGTGGCCGTGCTCGGCGACATGGTCTACTACACGTCGATCGACGCGCACATGATCGCGCTCGACGCGAGGACGGGCCGCGTGCGTTGGGACGTGGAGATGGCGGACTACAAGCTCGGATACTCGTCGACGAACGCGCCGCTAGCGGTGAAGGATAAGGTGATCAGCGGCATCGGCGGCGGCGAATACGGCATCCGCGGCTTCGTCGACGCCTACGACGCAAAGACAGGCAAGCGCGCCTGGCGCTTTCACACGATTCCCGGGCCGGGCGAGTACGGCAACGAAACCTGGGCGGGCGACTCGTGGAAGACCGGCGCCGGATCGACGTGGACCACGGGATCCTACGATCCGGAGACGAACGCGGTGATCTGGGGGATCGGCAATCCCGGGCCCGATTGGAACGGCGACGTACGCAAGGGCGACAACCTGTTCGCGGCGAGCTTTGTCGCGATCGACGCCGATACGGGCGAGCGCAAGTGGCATTTCCAATTCACGCCGCACGACACGCATGATTGGGATGCGACGCAGGTGCCGGTGCTGATCGAAGCGCCGTTCCGCGGCGAGCGGCGGAAGCTTGTCGTGACGGCCAACCGCAACGGGTTCTACTACGTGCTGGATCGCGCGACCGGAAAGTTTCTGCAAGGAAAGCCGTTCGCGAAGGTGACGTGGGCGAGCGGGCTCGACGATAACGGCCGGCCGATCATTCTGCCGAACACGGAGCCCACGGCGGAAGGCAACCTGGTGTGGCCGTCGTTGGGCGGGGGGACGAACTGGTACAGTCCGGCGTACAGTCCGGACACGGGGCTGTTCTATGCGCCGGTGCGCGAGCAGGGCGCCTACTATTTCAAGGGCGAGGCGATCTTCAAGCCGGGCGAGATGTTCAACGGCGGAGGTCAGCGTACCGTGCCGGAGGAGAACCCCTATGGCGCGGTACGGGCGCTGGACGCTACCACGGGCGCGCTGAAATGGGAGTTTCGCATGCAGACTCCGGCGAACACGAGCATCCTGGCGACGAAGGGCAACCTGGTGTTCACGGGCACCAGCCAGGGCGACTTCTTCGCGCTAAACGCGACGAACGGCGAGCCGTTGTGGCGGTTCAAGGGCGGATGGTCGCTAGGGTCGAACCCGGTGACGTACCTTTCGGGGGGCAAGCAGCACGTGGCCGTGCCGATCGGGAAGGCGCTTTTCGTGTTCGCGCTGTTCGAGGAAGAAGCTCCCTAG
- a CDS encoding c-type cytochrome — MRVLLALIAAALACPAADTVVLPTSPDAIAQGKSLYLGGCTYCHGPTGDGGKGANLALPELSRARTDEDLVAIITTGVPGSEMPGASHMTPNEVLMTAAFVRTLGKVAGGPVPGDAGAGKAIYAKQGCANCHTTLEGGVYRGGLAGPDLSAIGIKRSPAHLRESVTDPAAVVDRGYIPTEVALKNGKRVAGRTLSEDTFTIQIRDAAGRNHTLVKSATDGIRRDEKKSPMPAYSKLSATELDDLVAYLASLKERP; from the coding sequence ATGCGGGTCTTATTGGCCTTGATTGCCGCGGCCCTTGCGTGCCCGGCCGCGGACACCGTTGTCCTCCCCACTTCCCCCGATGCGATCGCCCAGGGCAAGAGCCTCTATCTGGGCGGCTGCACTTACTGTCACGGCCCTACCGGTGATGGCGGCAAGGGCGCGAATCTGGCGCTGCCGGAGCTGTCCCGCGCGCGAACCGATGAGGACCTGGTAGCGATCATCACTACCGGCGTGCCCGGTTCCGAGATGCCCGGCGCCTCGCACATGACGCCGAACGAGGTGCTGATGACGGCGGCATTCGTGCGAACACTCGGCAAGGTAGCGGGCGGGCCCGTACCGGGCGATGCGGGAGCCGGCAAAGCGATTTATGCGAAGCAGGGCTGCGCGAACTGCCATACGACGCTCGAAGGCGGCGTGTACCGGGGCGGGCTCGCGGGGCCGGATCTTTCGGCGATCGGGATCAAGCGGAGTCCGGCGCACCTTCGCGAGTCCGTGACGGATCCGGCGGCGGTGGTGGACCGGGGATACATACCGACCGAGGTCGCGCTGAAGAACGGAAAACGGGTGGCAGGCCGCACCCTCAGCGAAGACACGTTCACGATCCAGATTCGCGACGCGGCCGGGCGGAACCATACGTTGGTGAAGTCGGCGACGGACGGGATCCGGCGGGACGAGAAGAAGTCGCCAATGCCCGCCTACTCGAAGCTTTCGGCCACGGAACTGGATGATCTGGTGGCCTATCTTGCCTCGCTCAAGGAGCGCCCATGA
- a CDS encoding DUF1552 domain-containing protein, whose translation MLIRTDRRVSRRAVLRAAGATVALPWLESLQGAATPPKRLAVLFMGTGINEDHWWAKGEGASMEFSKTLEVLEPLKTKVNVIDGLFMKPLTGQGIHPAQTGSLLSGAVIDRGPILHSGITFDQMVANQIGQDTAQPSMVLACEQPLTGYHETNFSMAYSSHISWQSPESPVPTEVYPSLAFDNLFENPGLVRNASILDKVRDRITALGAQVSAGDKAKMDEYLTSVREVEKRVERMRAAKDAADDKANGTNKPAITMERPANGLPEDLRDHMKLMLDIVAIGFQTDRTRVASVILANDLSAQIYPFLQVREGHHAASHYNLSEGYERISRFHLSQLAYLASKLDAMPEGNGTVLDNSCLMWLSNMWSGRKHDNTRVPLVLAGGLGGTLKTGRVLDYRGAGDENRKLCSLYMSLMERMGVKADRFGDADTKLDL comes from the coding sequence ATGTTGATCCGAACCGACAGGCGTGTATCGAGGCGCGCCGTTCTTCGCGCCGCCGGGGCCACCGTAGCGCTTCCGTGGCTCGAGTCGCTCCAGGGCGCGGCGACTCCGCCGAAGCGGCTGGCGGTGCTGTTCATGGGCACGGGCATCAATGAGGATCACTGGTGGGCGAAGGGCGAAGGGGCGTCGATGGAGTTCAGCAAGACGCTCGAGGTGCTCGAGCCGCTGAAGACCAAGGTCAACGTCATCGACGGCCTGTTCATGAAGCCGCTCACCGGGCAGGGGATCCACCCGGCGCAAACGGGCAGCCTGCTTTCGGGCGCCGTGATCGACCGCGGCCCGATTCTGCATTCCGGCATCACGTTCGACCAGATGGTGGCCAACCAGATCGGGCAGGACACCGCCCAGCCGAGCATGGTGCTCGCCTGCGAGCAGCCGCTCACGGGGTACCACGAGACGAACTTCTCGATGGCGTACAGCTCGCACATATCGTGGCAGAGCCCGGAATCGCCGGTGCCGACGGAGGTGTATCCTTCGCTCGCGTTCGACAATCTTTTCGAGAATCCGGGGCTGGTGCGCAACGCGAGCATCCTCGACAAGGTCCGCGACCGGATCACGGCGCTGGGGGCGCAGGTGAGCGCGGGCGACAAGGCGAAGATGGACGAGTACCTGACGTCGGTGCGCGAGGTGGAGAAGCGGGTGGAGCGGATGCGCGCCGCCAAGGACGCCGCCGACGACAAGGCCAACGGCACGAACAAGCCGGCGATCACAATGGAGCGGCCGGCCAACGGGCTCCCCGAGGATTTGCGGGATCACATGAAGCTGATGCTCGACATCGTCGCGATTGGCTTCCAGACGGACCGGACGCGGGTGGCGTCGGTGATTCTGGCGAACGATCTTTCGGCGCAGATCTATCCGTTCCTGCAAGTGCGCGAAGGCCACCACGCGGCCTCGCACTACAACCTGTCGGAGGGTTACGAGCGGATTTCGCGGTTCCACCTGAGCCAGTTGGCGTACCTGGCGTCGAAGCTGGATGCGATGCCGGAAGGCAACGGCACGGTGCTCGATAACTCGTGCCTGATGTGGCTTTCGAACATGTGGTCCGGGCGGAAGCACGACAACACGCGGGTTCCGCTGGTGCTGGCGGGCGGGCTCGGCGGGACGTTGAAGACGGGCCGCGTGCTCGACTATCGCGGCGCGGGCGACGAGAACCGGAAGCTTTGCAGCCTGTACATGTCGCTCATGGAACGGATGGGCGTGAAGGCGGACCGGTTCGGCGACGCCGATACGAAGCTCGATCTGTAG
- a CDS encoding PQQ-dependent sugar dehydrogenase, which translates to MKKPAVLLVCAVAGLVWAASDRTKKIELPAPFATPSSNNRPQVIERPDGAKLQLPQGFGIEEYASGFQRPRLMLQGPSGEILLSETVADGSVLILEDKDKDGKAETKKKLIENLDRPFGMAWWNGYLYVAETTSLKRYKYDQAAMTAGLGEEIVSMKDFGRGHSTRAVLFDAKGAKMYVTVGSGSNVDAGEPRERASIIRYNPDGSGKEYIAEGTRNPVSIRWYPGTNRLFATVQERDGLGDDLVPDYFTEIKKGGFYGWPYAYIGPNEDPRRKDERPDLVKKTIVPDLPIQAHSAVLDLLFYTGDQFPAHYQGGAFLALHGSWNRSKRTGYSVVFVPFTKGKISGPAEEFLTGWMLSPDQREVWGRPVGLFQMADGSMLVTDDGGNKIWRISHKK; encoded by the coding sequence ATGAAAAAACCCGCTGTACTCCTCGTGTGCGCTGTCGCCGGACTAGTCTGGGCGGCGTCGGACCGAACCAAGAAGATCGAACTCCCGGCTCCGTTCGCGACACCGTCGTCGAACAACCGGCCGCAGGTGATCGAGCGTCCGGACGGCGCGAAGCTGCAACTCCCGCAAGGCTTCGGCATCGAGGAATACGCGAGCGGATTCCAACGCCCGCGGTTGATGCTGCAGGGGCCTTCCGGCGAGATATTGCTTTCCGAGACCGTAGCCGACGGCTCCGTCCTCATCCTCGAAGACAAGGACAAAGACGGCAAAGCCGAAACCAAGAAGAAACTGATCGAAAACCTGGACCGGCCCTTCGGCATGGCGTGGTGGAACGGCTATCTCTACGTCGCCGAGACCACTTCGCTCAAGCGCTATAAATACGATCAAGCGGCCATGACGGCCGGCCTTGGGGAAGAGATCGTTTCCATGAAGGACTTCGGGAGGGGCCATTCGACCCGGGCCGTGCTTTTCGACGCCAAGGGCGCGAAGATGTACGTGACGGTCGGCTCCGGTTCGAACGTCGACGCCGGCGAACCGCGGGAGCGCGCCTCCATCATCCGTTACAACCCAGATGGCTCGGGCAAGGAGTACATCGCGGAAGGAACCCGCAACCCGGTCAGCATCCGCTGGTATCCGGGAACGAACCGGCTCTTCGCCACCGTTCAGGAGCGCGACGGGCTGGGCGACGACCTCGTGCCGGACTATTTCACCGAGATCAAGAAGGGCGGCTTCTACGGTTGGCCGTACGCCTACATCGGACCGAACGAAGACCCGCGGCGGAAGGACGAACGCCCGGATCTGGTGAAGAAGACGATCGTGCCGGATCTGCCGATCCAGGCGCATTCGGCCGTGCTCGACCTGCTGTTCTATACTGGCGATCAGTTCCCGGCGCACTACCAGGGCGGGGCGTTCCTGGCGCTGCACGGATCCTGGAACCGGTCCAAGCGGACCGGATATTCGGTGGTGTTCGTGCCGTTCACCAAGGGCAAGATCAGCGGTCCGGCGGAGGAATTTCTGACCGGCTGGATGCTCTCGCCGGACCAGCGCGAGGTTTGGGGACGTCCGGTGGGTCTGTTCCAGATGGCCGACGGGAGCATGCTGGTGACGGACGACGGCGGGAACAAGATTTGGCGCATTTCGCACAAAAAGTAG